One window of Desulfobacterales bacterium genomic DNA carries:
- the cas1 gene encoding CRISPR-associated endonuclease Cas1, producing the protein MSVLYISDQGAFLRKEGDRLVVQKAREIIQSVHYFKIDQIVLMGNISISPAMISFLLDQGIDTVFMSIYGRYRGRLISQFGKNIDLRVAQFRKMENSAVKLAIAKKYVKGKLENFRILLRKYNKKIQSEEIVSALNMIRAMLRQVDNADTIQQLTGMEGKGSAAYFGVFGKLIKAENIVFNGRNRRPPKDAVNVLLSLGYTLLRNAIQTQINIVGLDPFLACLHSVEYGRASLADDLMEEFRPVIVDPLVLILLNKKIIRYTDFYKPDEQEPAAFDFAEEYPDKNGYPIILTHTGMKKFITHFSSYINQTVLYLPQGKMLTYKNIFLEQVRLLARQLKDEDEYTPYIMR; encoded by the coding sequence ATGAGCGTTCTTTATATTAGTGACCAAGGTGCATTTTTAAGAAAAGAAGGAGATCGTCTTGTTGTCCAAAAGGCAAGGGAAATTATCCAGTCAGTTCATTATTTCAAAATAGACCAAATTGTTCTCATGGGTAATATATCCATATCTCCAGCTATGATTTCATTTTTATTGGATCAAGGAATTGATACTGTTTTTATGTCAATTTATGGCAGATATAGAGGCAGGCTAATATCCCAATTTGGAAAAAATATTGATTTAAGAGTCGCTCAATTTCGCAAAATGGAAAATAGTGCAGTAAAATTGGCCATTGCTAAAAAATACGTTAAAGGAAAGCTTGAAAATTTCAGAATTCTTCTAAGAAAATATAATAAAAAAATTCAAAGTGAAGAAATAGTATCAGCTCTAAATATGATACGCGCCATGTTAAGGCAGGTAGATAATGCAGATACGATTCAACAACTAACAGGAATGGAAGGCAAAGGCTCAGCCGCTTATTTTGGAGTCTTTGGAAAATTAATAAAAGCTGAAAATATTGTATTTAACGGGCGTAACAGGCGCCCCCCAAAAGACGCTGTTAATGTTCTTTTAAGTCTTGGATACACTCTGCTTAGAAATGCCATCCAAACTCAAATCAATATTGTAGGCCTTGATCCATTTTTAGCTTGTCTCCATAGCGTTGAATATGGACGGGCATCTTTAGCTGATGATTTAATGGAAGAATTCAGACCAGTAATCGTCGATCCTCTTGTATTGATACTTTTGAACAAAAAAATTATACGCTATACAGATTTTTATAAACCAGATGAACAAGAACCCGCTGCATTTGATTTTGCTGAAGAATATCCTGATAAAAATGGATATCCAATAATTCTTACTCATACTGGCATGAAAAAATTTATAACTCATTTTTCGAGCTATATAAATCAAACTGTTTTATACCTTCCCCAAGGCAAAATGCTTACATATAAAAATATTTTCCTTGAACAGGTAAGGCTTTTAGCTCGACAATTAAAAGATGAAGATGAATACACGCCTTATATTATGAGGTAA
- the cas2 gene encoding CRISPR-associated endonuclease Cas2, producing the protein MFVVIAYDIVDDKKRTKIAKILKNFGDRVQKSVFECDVNDKQFLALKSMIEKKINFNEDSVRYYFLCANCKKNIEVSGLGSVKEYDDVIIV; encoded by the coding sequence ATGTTTGTGGTAATAGCTTATGATATTGTTGATGACAAAAAAAGAACCAAAATAGCTAAAATTCTAAAAAATTTTGGTGACAGAGTTCAAAAAAGCGTTTTTGAATGCGATGTAAATGATAAACAATTTCTCGCTTTGAAATCAATGATTGAAAAAAAAATTAATTTTAATGAAGACAGTGTTAGATATTATTTTCTATGTGCTAATTGTAAAAAGAACATAGAAGTTTCAGGCTTAGGCTCAGTAAAAGAATATGATGATGTGATAATTGTATAA